In Spiroplasma chinense, a single window of DNA contains:
- a CDS encoding AAA domain-containing protein, with the protein MKNNYKIFIDPLYGWAANGDQIIDDFFSFKDYEDKNLFDKFSLKFKSYVKDYKEENIKESLEMIFDIFKNSQNLEIVDLDLINKRAKYSFNSNTIKYSHALICRLDEENQKKFNNVKSIVVYLSILDYAKEFLLMVRTINFFDNFLELLPEEEVIKFDSKNSSLQFSYYKPKEIANNTELLEVYQKDFVNTFGPNSNKKVSKFFYLLQFLEHFKSFAKHLNFEDVEGYFFEDHNITLKPNEKRLIKFLINNDNREKAYLFKMPVKFSENIFNYEAEFILEKIKNEPSSTILKLENEVIRIYSKLMDLSEEYNRLVASDLYKKINLDDSKLSEKYKVMKQNLNLYIKTIENNFNWLKNNFTQLEVMLNKIHQNKLHVVNLRNVRNSKIEFEKFNPDFLEFENSTFKFEHNNKIIFDKFDNYLLNLKRTLLGFYKNPYISFLLEKPSALLSVKSELHTSFKLNEEQKEAARKAIGNNLATYVQGGSGTGKTQVVSAVGEHIVAYENKTFLITSTEKKSLIEVFERINNVQKNNPNLFFLLKGKKNKFNEKNLYKRFVNAMLENVSPSSEEEIASCEILSDLKNNFSNLELNELFFITNFSYEQILEKDIIDNYFYLTGYRLKDFLEKINSDDESEIKDMVNMKIQSTYKKLQNKFLIEDINNMKSIIKNSKGQAETFEQLTNTNKDNKNSNMFDEIRNRFNNKNNGHSNSEHFFDILIEKKLINLIGVTNSESKTIELNKKTFDLFVNYPIDLTAFDDVSKSSIFEILDFVRFSKKILFAGDYMQLAPFGDIEKYDGKNDNVIKAFFDFLHDSFDGRKIELSPEMKEYYKEQEFVNDLKYSLFKNNVMDIKKYGSKETSGLNILTKNYKFNNEIVEFVNSIYADDEKMKLADDKENEKYQNIILKADKDYEQKINIIDTSYLCNDFYENVYKKNTSLGINADKSSFDQMMFIDKNKYNYAPSRFNEFNAYWVLKSLKNIVKNNKVDPSDIGIIAMSSSQVKLIRQLIENDEKLKQFSTQIEVDTVNNFQGKTKEIVIFDMVRASKDLYNNKKSLQKAKRNMEFYNKLERLNVAVSRAKSKLIIIGAFQNYLLDDELNNIFSDTSKQIIPVFSNWYNMVNDKNGVLNAWEVHL; encoded by the coding sequence ATGAAAAATAATTACAAAATTTTTATAGATCCTTTATATGGTTGAGCAGCTAATGGTGATCAAATTATTGATGACTTTTTTTCATTTAAAGATTATGAAGATAAAAATTTGTTTGATAAATTTAGTTTGAAATTTAAAAGTTATGTAAAAGACTATAAAGAAGAAAATATTAAAGAATCATTAGAAATGATTTTTGATATTTTTAAAAACTCTCAAAACTTAGAAATTGTGGATTTAGATTTAATAAACAAACGTGCAAAATATTCATTTAATTCAAATACAATTAAATACTCACATGCTTTAATTTGTAGATTAGATGAAGAAAATCAAAAAAAATTTAATAATGTTAAATCTATTGTTGTGTATTTAAGTATTTTGGATTATGCAAAAGAGTTTTTACTAATGGTAAGAACAATTAATTTTTTTGATAATTTTCTTGAACTTCTTCCAGAAGAAGAAGTTATAAAATTTGATAGTAAAAACTCAAGTTTACAATTCTCATATTACAAACCAAAAGAAATTGCAAATAATACCGAATTATTAGAAGTTTATCAAAAAGATTTTGTAAATACATTTGGACCAAACTCAAATAAAAAAGTATCTAAGTTTTTTTATCTATTACAATTTTTAGAACACTTTAAATCTTTTGCAAAACATTTAAACTTCGAAGATGTTGAGGGTTATTTTTTTGAAGATCACAATATTACTTTAAAACCAAATGAAAAAAGATTAATTAAATTTCTTATTAATAACGATAACAGAGAAAAGGCATATCTTTTTAAAATGCCTGTTAAGTTTTCAGAAAATATTTTTAATTATGAAGCTGAATTTATTTTAGAAAAAATAAAAAATGAACCTTCATCAACAATTTTAAAATTAGAAAATGAAGTTATACGAATTTATTCAAAACTTATGGATTTAAGTGAAGAGTATAATAGGTTAGTTGCATCTGACTTATATAAAAAAATAAATTTAGATGATTCAAAGTTAAGTGAAAAATATAAAGTTATGAAACAAAATTTAAATCTTTATATTAAAACAATTGAAAATAATTTTAACTGATTAAAAAATAATTTTACACAATTAGAAGTTATGTTAAATAAAATTCATCAAAATAAATTACATGTTGTTAATTTAAGAAATGTTAGAAATTCAAAAATAGAATTTGAAAAATTTAATCCTGACTTTTTAGAATTTGAAAATTCAACTTTTAAATTTGAACACAATAACAAAATTATTTTTGATAAATTTGATAATTATTTATTAAATCTTAAAAGAACGCTATTAGGATTTTATAAAAATCCATACATTAGTTTTTTATTAGAAAAACCAAGTGCTTTGTTAAGTGTGAAATCTGAATTGCACACAAGTTTTAAATTAAATGAAGAACAAAAAGAAGCCGCTAGAAAAGCTATAGGAAATAATCTTGCAACTTATGTTCAAGGTGGTTCTGGTACTGGAAAAACTCAAGTAGTTAGTGCGGTTGGTGAACATATAGTTGCATATGAAAATAAAACTTTTTTAATTACTTCTACTGAAAAAAAATCTTTAATTGAAGTTTTTGAAAGAATAAATAATGTACAAAAAAATAATCCTAATTTATTTTTCTTATTAAAAGGTAAGAAAAATAAATTTAACGAAAAAAATCTTTACAAAAGATTTGTAAATGCAATGTTAGAAAATGTATCACCAAGCAGCGAAGAAGAAATTGCAAGTTGTGAAATTTTATCTGATCTAAAAAATAATTTTAGTAATTTAGAATTAAATGAATTATTTTTTATAACAAATTTTTCTTATGAACAAATTTTAGAAAAAGATATCATTGATAATTATTTTTATCTAACAGGATATAGGTTAAAAGATTTTTTAGAAAAAATAAATTCAGATGATGAATCTGAAATTAAAGATATGGTAAATATGAAAATACAATCAACTTATAAAAAATTACAAAATAAATTTTTAATTGAAGATATTAATAACATGAAATCAATTATTAAAAATTCAAAAGGTCAAGCAGAAACTTTTGAACAATTAACCAATACAAATAAAGATAATAAAAATTCAAACATGTTTGATGAAATAAGAAATAGATTCAATAATAAAAACAACGGTCATTCAAATAGTGAACATTTTTTTGATATATTAATTGAAAAAAAATTAATCAATCTAATTGGTGTAACAAATTCTGAATCAAAAACAATAGAACTTAATAAAAAAACATTTGATTTATTTGTAAATTATCCAATTGATTTAACTGCATTTGATGATGTATCAAAAAGTTCTATATTTGAAATCTTAGACTTTGTAAGATTTTCAAAGAAAATTTTATTTGCAGGAGATTATATGCAACTTGCTCCATTTGGAGATATTGAAAAGTATGATGGTAAAAATGATAATGTTATTAAAGCTTTCTTTGACTTTTTACACGATTCATTTGATGGTAGAAAAATTGAATTAAGCCCTGAAATGAAAGAATATTATAAAGAACAAGAATTTGTAAATGATTTAAAATATTCATTATTTAAAAATAATGTAATGGATATAAAAAAATACGGAAGCAAAGAAACAAGTGGTTTAAACATATTAACTAAAAATTACAAATTCAACAATGAAATTGTAGAATTTGTAAACTCTATTTATGCAGATGATGAAAAAATGAAATTAGCTGATGATAAAGAAAATGAAAAATACCAAAATATTATTTTAAAAGCAGATAAAGATTATGAACAAAAAATCAATATAATAGACACTTCATATCTTTGCAATGATTTTTATGAGAATGTTTACAAGAAAAATACTTCTTTAGGGATTAATGCAGATAAATCATCTTTTGATCAAATGATGTTTATCGATAAAAACAAATACAATTATGCACCAAGTAGATTCAATGAATTTAATGCTTATTGAGTATTAAAATCGTTGAAAAATATAGTTAAAAACAATAAAGTAGATCCAAGTGATATTGGAATTATTGCAATGTCTTCATCTCAAGTTAAATTAATTAGACAATTAATAGAAAATGATGAAAAATTAAAGCAATTTTCTACACAAATTGAAGTAGATACTGTAAATAACTTCCAAGGTAAAACAAAAGAAATAGTTATTTTTGATATGGTTAGAGCTTCAAAAGATCTTTACAATAATAAAAAAAGCTTACAAAAAGCCAAAAGAAATATGGAATTTTACAACAAGTTAGAAAGACTAAATGTAGCTGTTTCTAGAGCAAAAAGTAAATTGATTATAATTGGGGCCTTTCAAAATTATCTATTAGATGATGAATTAAACAATATTTTTTCAGATACCTCAAAACAAATAATTCCTGTTTTTAGTAACTGATATAACATGGTAAATGATAAAAATGGAGTCTTAAATGCTTGAGAAGTGCACTTATAG
- a CDS encoding uracil-xanthine permease family protein: MENENNIELILKPHERPKSVGKWMVLSLQHVFAMFGATVLVPMVINQNAGTEVINISMALFCSGIGTLIYIALTAAKVPIYLGSSFSYMSILGIGFSTQAGGYGWGNAIFIGIFLVGVVYMLVGVLIHFTGVQWIKKTFSPIIVGPIVMIIGLSAIKSALSNSGIIYEKSTDPALNYPQYLAIIIAFVTFLSAAICMLKAKSFFKVIPILVALMIGYVLTLVLHFSLSGTDIKLVDTSLITNTKDWSWYPSFKKIWDVKPSSIGPAALAIVPISIVTMVEHLGDHINIGNMTNKDFVKDPGISRTLFADGVAMSLAGAIGGPANATYAENTSVVSITKVASVWVTGLAAVMALIMSFVAPINQLILMIPKPVMGGISIMLFGMISSNGIKILIDNKTDFRDARNLIIISLVVAIGVGMGVTDSVIMIGKSFTITGLFLATFVGIILNLLLPKHDNLGVFSWIGSIQNRKENNEKKPKIEKSKKESEKVKK, from the coding sequence ATGGAAAACGAAAATAATATCGAACTTATACTTAAGCCTCACGAGAGACCTAAAAGTGTAGGTAAATGAATGGTACTTTCTCTGCAACATGTCTTTGCCATGTTTGGAGCAACAGTGCTTGTACCAATGGTTATTAACCAAAATGCTGGAACTGAAGTTATCAACATCTCTATGGCATTGTTTTGTTCTGGAATTGGAACACTAATTTATATAGCTTTAACAGCTGCAAAAGTACCAATTTATTTGGGAAGTAGTTTTAGTTACATGAGCATCTTAGGAATAGGGTTCTCAACTCAAGCAGGGGGCTATGGCTGAGGAAATGCTATCTTTATAGGTATATTCTTGGTTGGAGTAGTTTATATGCTTGTAGGGGTCTTAATTCACTTCACAGGTGTGCAATGAATTAAAAAAACCTTCTCACCAATAATTGTTGGTCCAATTGTTATGATTATTGGACTTAGTGCAATTAAAAGTGCTTTATCAAATTCTGGGATCATTTATGAAAAATCAACAGACCCAGCTTTAAATTACCCACAATATTTAGCAATAATAATAGCTTTTGTGACATTCTTGTCCGCTGCAATTTGTATGCTAAAAGCAAAATCATTCTTTAAAGTTATTCCAATTTTAGTAGCTTTAATGATAGGGTATGTATTAACTTTAGTTCTGCACTTTTCTTTAAGTGGAACAGATATTAAACTTGTAGACACAAGTTTAATAACAAATACAAAAGATTGAAGCTGATATCCAAGTTTCAAGAAAATATGAGATGTTAAACCTAGTTCTATTGGTCCAGCAGCACTTGCAATTGTACCAATTTCAATTGTTACAATGGTAGAACACTTAGGAGATCATATCAATATTGGAAATATGACAAATAAAGATTTTGTAAAAGACCCTGGGATTAGTAGAACTTTATTTGCCGATGGAGTTGCTATGAGTTTAGCTGGTGCAATTGGAGGACCTGCAAACGCAACTTATGCTGAAAACACAAGTGTTGTGTCAATTACAAAAGTTGCCAGTGTTTGAGTTACTGGACTTGCAGCGGTTATGGCACTTATTATGAGTTTTGTAGCACCAATTAATCAGCTTATATTAATGATTCCAAAACCAGTAATGGGTGGAATCAGTATAATGTTATTTGGAATGATAAGTTCTAATGGTATAAAAATATTAATTGATAATAAAACAGACTTTAGAGATGCAAGAAACTTAATTATTATAAGTTTAGTTGTAGCAATTGGAGTAGGAATGGGAGTAACTGATAGTGTAATTATGATTGGAAAATCATTTACAATAACAGGATTATTCCTAGCAACATTTGTGGGAATAATTCTAAACCTTTTATTGCCCAAACATGATAATTTAGGAGTATTTAGTTGAATTGGTTCAATTCAAAACAGAAAAGAAAATAATGAGAAAAAACCTAAAATAGAAAAATCTAAAAAAGAATCAGAAAAAGTTAAAAAATAG
- a CDS encoding type II toxin-antitoxin system antitoxin SocA domain-containing protein, which yields MKDLNKILISSENKLLSEYLEVSLLDSIKINQAIFWLLDESEKNNFRIYKTHLLKFFSILELIFAQEYRNSFTKQQYVALENGPIPGKLKELIEEVQLNQLTNIEFIDSLAFKARKLEKGTEVIKNEEFVQSLEFLSEKDLEAMNKALKLILELKTVEKLSEFTHKSKSYYHYYGLAKKEGKNSYPMDFSIDLSKARE from the coding sequence GTGAAAGATTTAAATAAAATTTTAATTAGTTCAGAAAATAAACTTCTTAGTGAATACTTAGAAGTTAGTTTATTAGATTCAATAAAAATAAATCAAGCAATTTTTTGATTGCTAGATGAGTCTGAAAAAAATAATTTTAGAATCTACAAAACTCATCTCTTAAAATTTTTCTCTATTTTAGAACTAATTTTTGCACAGGAATATAGAAATAGTTTTACTAAGCAACAATATGTAGCATTAGAAAATGGACCAATTCCAGGAAAACTAAAAGAACTAATTGAAGAAGTTCAACTTAATCAATTGACTAATATTGAATTTATCGATAGTTTAGCTTTTAAAGCGAGAAAACTTGAAAAAGGCACAGAAGTTATAAAAAACGAAGAATTTGTTCAGAGTTTGGAATTTTTAAGTGAGAAAGATTTAGAAGCTATGAACAAAGCTTTGAAATTAATTCTGGAACTTAAAACAGTCGAAAAATTGTCTGAATTTACACACAAGTCAAAATCTTATTATCATTATTATGGATTGGCTAAAAAAGAAGGTAAAAATTCTTATCCTATGGATTTTTCTATAGATTTATCAAAAGCAAGAGAATAA
- a CDS encoding Fic family protein codes for MEKELAIRFARSKANESIYNLSKFEHLNMTFPETETILAGITLDYVDKEEALIIINLKRAWTLILNKNFKELNIDFLKEINMIIAKDIAVFPGEFRNTPSNVAGVNHNINPLSEKEIISKFETLNKMEDKIEMIIELIPFLITNQLFWDGNKRTAFVFANSILIALGIGVLTIPESKYIEFAYALNNFYNKDSEENKILLSYLLREQIQRVPKND; via the coding sequence ATGGAAAAAGAGTTAGCAATAAGATTTGCTCGTTCAAAAGCAAATGAGTCAATATACAATTTATCAAAATTTGAACATTTAAATATGACCTTTCCCGAAACCGAAACAATTTTGGCAGGAATTACTTTAGATTATGTCGATAAAGAAGAGGCTTTAATTATAATTAACCTTAAAAGAGCATGAACATTGATTCTTAATAAAAATTTTAAGGAATTAAACATAGATTTTCTTAAGGAAATAAATATGATTATTGCAAAGGATATAGCTGTTTTTCCAGGAGAATTTAGAAATACGCCTTCAAATGTAGCTGGTGTAAACCATAATATAAATCCACTTTCAGAAAAGGAAATTATTAGTAAATTTGAAACACTTAACAAAATGGAAGACAAAATTGAAATGATCATTGAGTTAATACCTTTTTTAATTACTAATCAATTATTTTGAGATGGAAACAAAAGAACTGCTTTTGTTTTTGCAAATAGTATCTTAATAGCTTTAGGTATAGGAGTTCTTACAATTCCAGAATCTAAATATATAGAATTTGCCTATGCTCTAAATAATTTTTACAACAAAGACTCTGAAGAAAACAAGATTTTATTGTCTTATCTTTTAAGAGAACAAATTCAAAGAGTACCAAAAAACGACTAG
- a CDS encoding Vmc-like lipoprotein signal peptide domain-containing protein, which yields MKKLLTLLSIGGLITPLASTVVACEPSEDSSSKGGTGNGNTGNGNTKFATLKEVFEKTDLGAIVVDKDEYEYPGTQNSEYNLTYFFLKAAYKSIREALKEPYSEVGKDDSWYPTPEANVYYSISHVLSLMNPDTVGKFGKDSTKLTVKWTDESNVGDYKNEFPIGVEVTFTFNFVIPE from the coding sequence ATGAAAAAATTATTAACATTATTGTCAATAGGTGGATTAATAACTCCGCTTGCATCTACAGTAGTTGCTTGTGAACCTTCAGAAGACTCTTCAAGTAAAGGTGGTACAGGTAATGGGAATACTGGAAACGGTAATACTAAATTTGCAACTCTAAAAGAAGTCTTTGAAAAAACTGATTTGGGTGCAATTGTGGTTGATAAAGATGAATACGAATATCCAGGTACTCAAAATAGTGAATATAACTTAACATACTTTTTTCTTAAAGCAGCTTATAAATCTATAAGAGAAGCTTTAAAAGAACCTTACTCAGAAGTTGGAAAAGATGATTCATGATATCCAACACCAGAAGCTAATGTGTATTATTCTATATCTCATGTTCTTTCTTTAATGAATCCAGATACGGTTGGAAAATTTGGAAAAGATTCAACTAAATTAACTGTTAAGTGAACTGATGAATCTAACGTTGGAGATTATAAAAATGAATTTCCTATTGGCGTAGAAGTTACATTTACTTTTAATTTTGTAATACCAGAATAA
- a CDS encoding DUF3800 domain-containing protein has protein sequence MKEINIYLDESGKLSDVYNKNDKRPERFFIIGGFVAEKTNKISRHFLRSELKIRKDYNIDKKFEIKAADSNPDITARLLNSLTDNVYPV, from the coding sequence ATGAAAGAAATTAATATTTATTTAGATGAATCTGGAAAACTAAGTGATGTCTATAATAAAAATGATAAGAGACCCGAAAGATTTTTTATCATTGGTGGATTTGTTGCAGAAAAAACTAACAAAATTTCCAGGCATTTTTTGAGAAGTGAATTAAAAATTAGAAAAGATTATAATATTGACAAAAAATTTGAAATAAAAGCGGCTGATTCTAATCCTGATATAACAGCAAGATTATTAAATTCTTTAACAGATAATGTTTATCCTGTTTAG
- a CDS encoding IS3 family transposase: protein MDENRKYYPVYLMCRIFKITESSYYRWIKRGKKIYKVKFNWTLAKKILKIYRKNMGMYGAPRITIDLFNKYGVRASEKKVWRYMSILSIKSFVRKKRSYSVPKEKKNTKSGIPNIVDRKWGLYGPNELFVTDVSYIPYGNHKFAYLSVIKDAYSGMIVAWHISLKNDLMIWKNTLKKFEKVRPKTQIIMHSDNGFQYTSLFMAEYSKNNNIIQSCSRAGNSLDNAMCETFFSSLKTERLHHIKLNNHYEVYDQIDNYINYYNNYRITIKHRATPTSIWNTYN, encoded by the coding sequence ATCGATGAAAACAGGAAATATTATCCTGTGTATTTGATGTGCAGAATTTTTAAAATTACAGAATCAAGTTATTATAGATGAATAAAACGCGGCAAAAAAATATACAAAGTTAAGTTCAATTGAACACTCGCAAAAAAGATTTTAAAAATTTATAGAAAAAACATGGGAATGTATGGGGCTCCAAGAATTACTATTGATTTATTCAATAAATATGGAGTTAGAGCTTCGGAGAAGAAAGTTTGAAGATATATGTCAATTCTTTCAATAAAATCTTTTGTAAGAAAGAAACGTTCTTACAGTGTTCCTAAAGAAAAGAAAAACACAAAAAGCGGAATACCAAATATAGTTGACAGAAAATGAGGTTTATATGGTCCCAATGAATTATTTGTAACTGATGTGAGTTACATACCATATGGAAATCACAAATTTGCTTATTTAAGTGTCATAAAAGATGCTTATAGCGGAATGATTGTTGCATGACACATTTCACTAAAAAATGACCTTATGATTTGAAAAAATACATTAAAAAAATTTGAAAAGGTTAGACCTAAAACTCAAATTATTATGCATTCTGATAATGGGTTTCAATACACATCATTATTTATGGCTGAATATTCAAAAAATAACAACATCATACAATCATGCTCTAGAGCAGGAAACTCTTTAGATAACGCTATGTGTGAAACGTTCTTTTCTTCTTTGAAAACAGAAAGACTTCACCATATTAAATTAAATAATCATTATGAAGTTTATGATCAAATAGATAATTATATTAATTATTATAATAATTATAGAATAACAATTAAACACAGAGCTACTCCAACTTCAATTTGGAATACATATAATTAA
- a CDS encoding PTS transporter subunit EIIC translates to MANIKMYQDDAKHLFENVGGYENIISFKHCMTRMRFTLRDWSKVNEQEIKSQKYCTGINKVESSNQYQVIIGMGVADFYKAFCEVNDYESDGVSRKNIDFKTKQKEDIAQIKAKWRVKGWGNKALSFISNVFSPIVYPLLGYGLILTIWSLLTVEWSGPASSAADSVHFFKWVVDILDILVGTFSLFITVVVSYTVFRAMNANGVYGIIIGVILTSKGLVEMGAVDVESGESILGNYPGFDITGNGNYYPWLINFNGLLIPMIVVAIFGVYMERWTDKIKNQTAKQIVAPVLIILVTYLFALFIIAPIGMLFTNYLSISINWLSTNYIAKYIALPIIAALYGPLVITGMHHSITPIILQGQATYGATIIQGFITISNISQGIATIAFTVLHKRVKELKNVGVSNGVSAIVGGITEPSLFTVNLKHLFPLIACSIGTACGTLLLVASNTYALQGASSIFGILMYQMQAPELTGVTTWIGGGYVWGILSILLSCGVTFIMTLILGKTKYFWNRSKDLLQEDYNVDINTLKIEMKVKKPKQQKVVK, encoded by the coding sequence ATGGCAAATATAAAAATGTATCAAGATGATGCTAAACATTTGTTTGAAAATGTTGGTGGATATGAAAATATCATTTCATTTAAACATTGTATGACAAGAATGAGATTTACTTTAAGAGATTGAAGTAAAGTGAATGAACAAGAAATTAAAAGTCAAAAATATTGTACTGGAATAAACAAAGTAGAAAGTTCAAACCAATACCAAGTAATTATTGGTATGGGTGTTGCAGATTTCTATAAAGCTTTTTGTGAAGTAAATGATTATGAATCTGATGGAGTTAGTAGAAAAAATATTGACTTTAAAACAAAACAAAAAGAAGATATAGCTCAAATTAAAGCTAAATGAAGAGTAAAAGGATGAGGAAATAAAGCTTTAAGTTTTATTTCAAATGTTTTCTCACCAATTGTATATCCTTTATTAGGGTATGGACTTATTTTAACAATTTGGTCATTATTAACAGTTGAATGATCTGGTCCAGCAAGTAGTGCTGCAGATAGTGTTCACTTCTTTAAATGAGTAGTAGACATACTAGATATTTTAGTAGGAACATTTTCTCTATTTATAACAGTTGTTGTAAGTTACACAGTATTTAGAGCTATGAATGCCAATGGTGTTTATGGAATAATAATTGGGGTAATTTTAACTTCAAAAGGATTAGTTGAAATGGGAGCTGTTGATGTTGAAAGTGGAGAATCTATTTTAGGAAATTATCCAGGATTTGATATCACAGGAAATGGAAACTATTATCCATGATTAATTAACTTTAATGGTTTATTAATTCCAATGATTGTTGTTGCAATCTTTGGAGTATATATGGAAAGATGAACTGATAAAATTAAAAACCAAACTGCAAAACAAATTGTTGCACCAGTTTTAATAATATTAGTTACATATCTATTTGCATTATTTATAATTGCACCAATTGGAATGTTATTTACAAATTACTTATCAATATCAATTAACTGATTAAGTACAAATTACATTGCAAAATATATTGCTTTACCAATAATTGCTGCACTTTATGGTCCTTTAGTAATTACTGGAATGCACCACTCAATTACACCAATTATTCTTCAAGGACAAGCAACTTATGGTGCAACTATTATTCAAGGATTTATTACAATTTCAAATATCAGTCAAGGAATTGCAACAATTGCCTTTACAGTATTACATAAACGTGTAAAAGAATTAAAAAATGTTGGAGTTTCAAATGGAGTTAGTGCAATTGTTGGGGGAATTACAGAACCTTCACTATTTACAGTAAACTTAAAACACTTATTCCCATTAATTGCTTGTTCAATTGGAACAGCTTGTGGAACATTGTTATTAGTAGCATCAAACACTTATGCATTACAAGGTGCAAGTTCAATATTTGGAATCTTAATGTACCAAATGCAAGCTCCTGAATTGACAGGTGTAACTACTTGAATTGGTGGAGGATATGTTTGAGGAATCCTTTCAATTCTATTAAGTTGTGGAGTTACATTTATCATGACTTTAATTTTAGGAAAAACAAAATACTTCTGAAATAGATCAAAAGATTTATTACAAGAAGATTACAATGTTGATATAAATACTTTAAAAATTGAAATGAAAGTAAAAAAACCAAAACAACAAAAAGTTGTTAAATAA
- a CDS encoding glycoside hydrolase family 1 protein, whose amino-acid sequence MLKFPKDFQIGASMSAMQTEGKGITPIGELAFDKYFKEHPELFFEGVGPDITSDITRHYKDDLKMFGQIGLESIRTGFSWARLFPDGKTLNQEAVDFYHDYIKEYKRNNIKLFMTLFHFDMPLWAHEKGGWESREVIDSFVKYANFVFTEYKDSVDYYVTFNEPLVPVYEGYLNDKHYPAINDPKAAVEQAFGIFLAHSKVLLEFRKHNLKAPIGVVYNWNYTYAFSQSKEDIEASKIYDAYVNRGPLNIMYNGTFDPILFKTLDEFGMLPTYTNEEIEIIKKTKIDFLGVNYYFPCRVKTVECKDPRWIMDCMKIEIPSDAKINPHRGWEIYPEALYEMGMEIKEKFNNIPWYIAENGMGVENEERFRDETGIIQDDYRIEFLNDHLTQIHRAVEEGSNCFGYHLWAAIDCWSFRNAYKNRYGLVEVNLKDQSRKFKKSASWYKELIENKFK is encoded by the coding sequence GAATTACTCCAATTGGAGAACTTGCCTTTGACAAATACTTCAAAGAACATCCAGAACTGTTCTTTGAAGGAGTTGGACCAGATATTACCAGTGACATTACAAGACATTACAAAGATGATCTTAAAATGTTTGGACAAATTGGTTTAGAATCAATTAGAACTGGTTTTTCTTGAGCTAGACTTTTTCCAGATGGAAAAACTTTAAATCAAGAAGCTGTTGACTTCTATCACGATTATATCAAAGAGTACAAGCGTAATAACATTAAATTATTTATGACTTTATTTCACTTTGATATGCCACTTTGAGCACATGAAAAGGGTGGGTGAGAGTCAAGAGAAGTTATTGATTCTTTTGTAAAATATGCAAACTTTGTATTTACAGAATACAAAGATAGCGTTGATTACTATGTAACTTTTAATGAACCATTAGTACCTGTTTATGAAGGATATTTAAATGATAAACATTATCCTGCAATAAATGACCCAAAAGCTGCAGTTGAACAAGCTTTTGGAATATTTCTAGCTCACTCTAAAGTGCTGTTAGAATTTAGAAAACATAATTTAAAAGCTCCGATTGGTGTAGTTTATAACTGAAACTATACATATGCTTTTTCACAAAGCAAAGAAGATATTGAAGCTTCAAAAATATATGATGCTTATGTAAATAGAGGACCTTTAAACATTATGTATAATGGTACTTTTGACCCAATTTTATTTAAAACTTTAGATGAGTTTGGTATGTTACCAACTTATACAAATGAAGAAATAGAAATTATTAAGAAAACAAAAATTGATTTCTTGGGAGTAAATTATTACTTCCCTTGCAGAGTTAAAACTGTAGAATGTAAAGATCCAAGATGAATAATGGATTGTATGAAAATAGAAATACCAAGTGATGCTAAAATAAATCCTCACCGTGGGTGAGAAATTTATCCTGAAGCACTTTACGAAATGGGTATGGAAATAAAAGAAAAATTTAACAATATACCATGATATATTGCAGAAAATGGTATGGGTGTTGAAAATGAAGAAAGATTTAGAGATGAAACTGGAATTATTCAAGATGATTACAGAATAGAATTCTTAAATGATCATTTAACTCAAATTCACAGAGCAGTTGAAGAGGGATCTAATTGTTTTGGTTATCATTTGTGAGCTGCTATTGACTGTTGAAGTTTTAGAAATGCTTATAAAAATAGATATGGACTAGTAGAAGTAAATCTTAAAGACCAATCTAGAAAATTTAAGAAATCTGCAAGTTGATATAAAGAATTAATTGAAAATAAATTCAAATAA